The Clostridium sporogenes genome contains a region encoding:
- a CDS encoding methyl-accepting chemotaxis protein has product MKSIKSKIITIISIVCIVSVGLCSSISYYFSYKAIMKEATNKVSMASQKYSEIIEGWLLTKTKFLDSMLLDLQYNNKYDKKYLEDYFRVQAKANKDVINIYAGFSNKDFMSVDGVKPSADYDCTQRIWYKDTVNKDGVTYSSPYLDAITKKMVITIAEPIKKDGKLIGVLAMDITLDYIKNSVEKATPVEKSYGFLLDKDNNFIVHPNKEFQPKDGQSYNAKEVMNKELEELTSLDSKNNKALILKDFDNEKKVFTRTIIPSAKWSIGFSVPLSEFKKPLNNIIISFISIAILCLVAGTLFAIYSAKKISDPILKITELVDETKSLDLKDNNNYEYINSYKDEIGTIGKAVIHLRKELRNIIEELKNSSNNVLKYSESINEATGETVQAIEAISKTVDELAQGSVDQAKDAQSGSERLFTLAEEIKITDQSADLVKKYSLETKGNSQKGIATMEQTIEKFKENNKVNKELGNNVDMLANKSGSIGEIINSIQSIAEQTNLLALNAAIEAARAGEAGKGFAVVAEEIRKLAEQTSTSTKEIENIVQEIQFEINRTKNNMDVSQRVVEEVNGAMNISKESFDNITNSIESIVEQIELLVDNVKKVDSDKDEVLASVQGISAIAEESAASTEEVSATIEEQAASMASIAQTAENLKEIASTLDNVVNKFEI; this is encoded by the coding sequence ATGAAAAGTATAAAGTCTAAAATAATAACTATAATATCTATTGTCTGTATAGTGAGTGTTGGTTTATGTTCCTCTATAAGTTATTATTTCTCCTATAAGGCAATAATGAAAGAAGCTACTAATAAGGTGAGCATGGCTTCTCAAAAGTATTCAGAAATAATAGAGGGGTGGTTATTAACAAAAACTAAATTCCTAGATTCAATGTTATTAGATCTTCAGTATAATAATAAATATGATAAAAAGTATTTAGAAGATTATTTTAGAGTGCAGGCCAAAGCCAATAAAGATGTTATAAATATATATGCAGGTTTTAGTAATAAAGATTTTATGTCTGTTGATGGAGTTAAACCTAGTGCAGATTATGATTGTACTCAAAGAATTTGGTATAAAGATACAGTTAATAAAGATGGTGTAACTTATTCTTCTCCTTATCTTGATGCAATTACAAAGAAAATGGTAATAACTATAGCTGAGCCTATTAAAAAGGATGGAAAACTTATAGGGGTGTTAGCTATGGATATAACTTTGGATTATATTAAAAATTCTGTAGAAAAGGCTACACCTGTAGAAAAAAGTTATGGCTTTTTATTAGATAAAGATAATAATTTTATAGTACATCCTAATAAGGAATTTCAACCTAAAGATGGGCAAAGTTATAATGCAAAAGAAGTTATGAACAAAGAGTTAGAAGAATTAACTTCCTTAGATTCTAAAAATAATAAAGCATTAATTTTAAAGGATTTTGACAATGAAAAAAAAGTTTTTACAAGAACAATAATACCATCAGCAAAATGGTCAATAGGATTTTCAGTTCCTTTATCAGAATTTAAGAAACCTTTAAATAACATAATAATTTCATTTATATCTATTGCTATTCTATGCTTGGTGGCAGGAACATTATTTGCCATATATTCAGCTAAAAAAATATCTGATCCTATTTTAAAAATAACTGAATTGGTAGATGAAACTAAAAGTTTAGATTTAAAAGATAACAATAATTATGAGTATATAAATTCATACAAAGATGAAATAGGAACCATAGGTAAAGCAGTTATTCATCTAAGGAAAGAGTTAAGAAATATTATAGAAGAACTAAAGAATTCTTCTAATAATGTTTTGAAATATTCAGAATCAATAAATGAAGCTACAGGAGAAACAGTACAAGCTATAGAAGCTATATCAAAAACTGTAGATGAATTAGCACAGGGTTCTGTGGATCAAGCTAAAGATGCACAAAGTGGTTCAGAAAGATTATTTACATTAGCAGAAGAAATTAAAATAACAGATCAAAGTGCAGATTTAGTAAAAAAATATTCCTTAGAAACAAAGGGAAATAGCCAAAAAGGTATAGCAACTATGGAGCAGACTATAGAAAAATTTAAAGAAAACAATAAAGTAAATAAAGAATTAGGAAATAACGTAGATATGTTAGCAAATAAGTCTGGATCTATAGGAGAAATAATAAACTCTATTCAATCTATTGCAGAACAAACAAATTTACTAGCTTTAAATGCAGCTATAGAAGCGGCGAGAGCAGGAGAAGCAGGAAAAGGCTTTGCAGTAGTAGCAGAAGAAATAAGAAAACTCGCAGAACAAACTTCTACTTCCACTAAAGAAATAGAGAACATAGTACAAGAAATACAATTTGAAATTAATAGAACAAAGAATAATATGGATGTATCTCAAAGGGTAGTAGAAGAAGTAAATGGAGCTATGAATATATCTAAGGAATCCTTTGATAACATCACGAATTCTATAGAAAGCATAGTAGAACAAATTGAGCTTTTAGTAGATAATGTTAAAAAAGTAGATTCAGATAAAGATGAAGTTTTAGCATCCGTGCAAGGTATATCTGCTATAGCAGAGGAATCTGCAGCATCCACAGAGGAAGTATCTGCTACCATTGAAGAGCAGGCAGCTTCCATGGCAAGTATAGCCCAAACAGCAGAAAATTTAAAAGAAATAGCAAGCACATTAGATAATGTAGTAAATAAATTTGAAATTTAA
- a CDS encoding WG repeat-containing protein, which yields MTMDTKLFPIKSKGKYGYVNINGETCIENKYSYAEKFIGDLAVVAIDDYFGFIDKKGNEIVNIEYDDVYDFVEGLAAVDKEGKLGYVNAKGAVVVAPQFKEANDFSEGLAAVQLEYKWGYIDKEGKFVIKPEFFDAGDFSEGLAMVQPGGKIGYIDKLGNVVIEPNYDYGKKFSEGLAPIKLRDRYGYIDKLGNMAIKPKYYEANIFKEGLAAVKLMDKYGFIDKNGEMIIHSKYDWADDFCEDIAAVSIKEKYGFIDKEGKEIIPLKFGSVGVISEGLVAVEIEGKWGYINKKGEFIIKPIYDKAEKFVDGVAKVIFENRVKYIDENGVYLGVKNI from the coding sequence ATGACAATGGATACAAAACTTTTTCCAATAAAGTCAAAGGGTAAATATGGATATGTTAATATTAATGGTGAAACTTGTATAGAAAATAAGTATAGTTATGCTGAAAAATTTATAGGAGATTTAGCAGTAGTAGCTATAGATGATTATTTTGGATTTATAGATAAAAAAGGGAATGAAATAGTTAATATTGAATATGATGATGTTTATGATTTTGTAGAAGGCTTAGCTGCAGTAGACAAAGAAGGAAAACTAGGATATGTGAATGCTAAGGGCGCTGTAGTTGTAGCTCCTCAATTTAAAGAAGCTAATGATTTTAGTGAAGGTTTAGCTGCAGTGCAATTGGAGTATAAATGGGGATATATAGATAAAGAAGGTAAGTTTGTGATTAAACCTGAGTTTTTTGATGCTGGGGATTTTAGCGAAGGTTTAGCTATGGTTCAACCAGGAGGTAAAATAGGGTATATAGACAAACTAGGAAATGTGGTTATAGAACCTAATTATGATTATGGTAAAAAATTTAGTGAAGGTTTAGCCCCGATTAAATTAAGAGATAGGTATGGATACATAGATAAATTAGGAAATATGGCTATAAAACCTAAATATTATGAGGCTAATATTTTTAAAGAAGGTTTAGCAGCGGTGAAACTTATGGATAAGTATGGGTTTATAGATAAAAATGGGGAAATGATAATACATTCTAAATATGACTGGGCAGATGATTTTTGTGAAGATATTGCAGCTGTAAGTATTAAAGAAAAGTATGGTTTTATAGATAAAGAAGGTAAAGAGATAATACCATTAAAGTTTGGTTCCGTAGGAGTTATTAGTGAGGGTTTGGTAGCTGTAGAAATAGAAGGGAAATGGGGTTATATAAATAAGAAGGGTGAATTTATCATAAAACCTATTTATGATAAAGCAGAAAAATTTGTAGATGGAGTGGCAAAGGTTATATTTGAAAATAGAGTAAAATATATAGATGAGAATGGAGTTTATTTAGGTGTAAAAAATATTTAA